CGCCGTCGACGGAGTCCTCCAGGTTGCAGCCCACCGCCCCCGTCTCCAGCAGCCGCTCCACGAGTTCCTTCGGCGCGAGCCCGTACCCGCCCTCCACGTCCGCCGACACCGGTATGTCGACGGCCCGGACGATCCGGGCGACCGCCGCGAACATCTCGTCGGCCGGGACCTGCCCGTCCTCGTAGCCGAGGCAGGCGGCGACCCCGGCACTGGGCGTGGCGAGCGCCGGGAAACCGGCCTCGGCGAACACCCGGGCACTGGCCGCGTCCCAGGGGCCGGGCAGCACCAGGGGATCGCCGGGCGCCCGGTGCTGGTGCAGAGCGCGGAACACCGCGGCCTTGCTCATGGCGTGTAACCCCCCGGCGGAATCCGGCGGCTGACCATCACCCGGTTCCAGTTGTTGATGGCGACGATCAGGCCGATCAGATGGGCGAGCCGGGCCTCGTCGAAGTGCTTGGCGGCCCGCTCGTACACCTCGTCCGGCACGAACCCGTCCGTCAGCAGGGTCACCGCCTCCGTCAGCGCCAGCGCGGCCCGCTCCCGCTCGTCGAAGACGTCCTCGGCCTCCTCCCAGGCCGCCAGCAGGTCGAGCTGCTTCTCGCTCACCCCGTACTCGCGGGCGATCGCGAGGTGCATGTCCAGGCAGAACGCGCAGTGGTTGAGCTGCGAGGCGCGGATCACCACGAGTTCGGCCAGGGCCGGGTCGCCGAGGCCCTTCTTCGCCGTGGCGCTCAGAGCCGACATGGCCCGGGCGACCGCCGGGTCGAGCACCCGCGTCCGAGCCGTCACTTGTACTGGCCCGGCTGGTAGTGCCCCGGCGCCATA
The genomic region above belongs to Streptomyces coeruleorubidus and contains:
- a CDS encoding carboxymuconolactone decarboxylase family protein, yielding MTARTRVLDPAVARAMSALSATAKKGLGDPALAELVVIRASQLNHCAFCLDMHLAIAREYGVSEKQLDLLAAWEEAEDVFDERERAALALTEAVTLLTDGFVPDEVYERAAKHFDEARLAHLIGLIVAINNWNRVMVSRRIPPGGYTP